From Cygnus atratus isolate AKBS03 ecotype Queensland, Australia chromosome 1, CAtr_DNAZoo_HiC_assembly, whole genome shotgun sequence, the proteins below share one genomic window:
- the SSTR3 gene encoding somatostatin receptor type 3, which yields MDTSAFSLPTPAVSEEGNASGSWAGFTTPNSSTTASPSVVFSGVLIPLVYLIVCVVGLVGNSLVIYVVLRHSVSESVTNVYILNLALADELFMLGLPFLAAQNALSYWPFGSFMCRLVMAVDAINQFTSIFCLTVMSVDRYLAVVHPGKSSKWRTARVAKAVSATVWMLSSIVVLPVVVFSDVPLGMSTCHIQWPEPASVWRAGFIVYTATLGFFGPLLVICLCYLLIVVKVRSSGRRVRALSSKHKLSERRVTRMVVAVVAVFVLCWLPFYVLNIINVVCPLPEEPSLFGVYFLVVVLPYANSCANPIIYGFLSYRFKQGFRRAIFRPSRRVQSQEVPACPPEKTDDEGEEGEISKIAQNGNDRQERPLCHGAGESNVQKPLPEQPVGSEKSNKLHVSYL from the coding sequence ATGGACACTTCTGCTTTCAGCCTCCCCACGCCGGCAGTGTCAGAGGAGGGGAATGCCTCTGGTAGCTGGGCAGGCTTCACCACCCCCAACAGCTCCACCACTGCCAGCCCCAGTGTGGTTTTCAGCGGAGTCCTCATCCCCCTGGTCTACCTCATTGTCTGCGTGGTGGGGCTGGTTGGGAATTCCCTGGTCATTTATGTGGTCTTGCGGCACTCGGTGAGTGAATCGGTGACCAACGTCTACATCCTGAACCTGGCCCTAGCCGATGAGCTCTTCATGCTGGGCCTGCCGTTCCTGGCTGCACAAAATGCCCTGTCCTACTGGCCGTTTGGGTCCTTCATGTGCCGCCTGGTGATGGCCGTGGATGCTATCAACCAGTTCACCAGCATCTTCTGCCTGACGGTGATGAGCGTTGACCGCTACCTGGCCGTGGTCCACCCCGGGAAGTCCTCCAAATGGCGGACGGCACGGGTAGCCAAGGCCGTGAGTGCGACCGTGTGGATGTTGTCATCCATAGTGGTGCTACCCGTGGTGGTCTTCTCAGACGTCCCCTTAGGGATGAGCACGTGCCACATCCAGTGGCCAGAACCTGCCTCGGTGTGGAGAGCTGGCTTCATCGTCTATACTGCCACCCTGGGCTTCTTCGGGCCGCTGCTGGTGATTTGTCTCTGCTATCTCCTTATCGTCGTGAAGGTCCGCTCCTCCGGCAGGCGGGTGAGGGCTCTGTCCTCCAAGCACAAGCTTTCAGAGCGCAGAGTGACTCGCATGGTGGTGGCTGTCGTGGCCGTCTTCGTCCTCTGCTGGCTTCCATTCTACGTCCTCAACATAATCAATGTCGTTTGCCCACTGCCTGAGGAGCCATCCCTCTTCGGTGTCTACTTCCTCGTGGTGGTGCTGCCGTATGCCAACAGCTGTGCCAATCCTATCATCTACGGCTTCCTCTCCTACCGCTTCAAGCAGGGCTTCCGAAGGGCCATCTTCAGGCCATCCCGCCGAGTCCAGAGCCAGGAAGTGCCAGCATGTCCGCCAGAGAAGACTGATGatgaaggggaagagggagagatcAGCAAGATTGCCCAGAACGGCAATGACAGGCAGGAACGACCACTATGCCATGGGGCAGGAGAGAGCAATGTGCAAAAACcactccctgagcagcctgtgggCTCTGAGAAGAGCAACAAGCTGCATGTCAGTTATTTATGA